TGACACACAGATTAGAGAGAAATCTGTATTTCCTGATAagattgattttgttttttatttaaataaaagttataagtctgttaatatttaaaaagaaaaaccaaaaggaTCAGAAATGAAGAAGTCTTTACAGTCTGTTTTGCTCTGGTTTATTAAGGGGGCAGATATTTTAGGGGGGCACGGTACGGAGGAGCCTGCAGAGAAAGTTCTACTGTGTATAAATCAAAACACTTGATGGAGCTTTGAGAAGTTCAGTAgatctgtttatttcttttgtagAGCTTAATTTGACATTTAATACAGCTTCATTGAAACTTCAGCATTTCATGCTTTAAacagactgaaataaaaacagacaacatGAACACAGAGCTCATgctaacacacacatttcctcgatttgtttattgtttccaACTGAACTTAAAAGTCAGCTCAAGCTTATTGATTAAACACTTAGATTTGAGAGTTtagctgtttaaaatgttattttattgggATTTGGAGTAAATTTATAATAACtttaaacatttactgtcaCACATCCCTCCGGTACATTGCAAGACCCTGAACCAAGTACAGAGTCCACTGAGAACTCAAAATCCCAGGATCCCTCTGAGAGTCATGTGACCATCTCACCACACCACCACACCAATCATCTCTGCTCTAGATCATCAGAGTATGGACAGCTATTTCTCGTTCACCACCTGTTTTAAAGCTCAGTCTTTCCATTAcactttgtgaagtattgccccTGCACGTGCTTACCAGGCCTTCTACATCTCTGTTTGCTACTTTGTGTGTGACCCATTCTGTCTCTGTATTTGCCTTTGGATTGCCCCTGTATTGTTGGGTTTCTCCTGTCGGTACTTGACCTTGCTTCCTGTTTTCGAGTCTGCCTTGGCTTTGCCCTTCTGTTTGGTTTTGACCTCCACTAACTCGACTTCCGTGTTTTTGCCTAGGCCCTTGGTAATAAGCACCTTGCTCCATTGTACCAGCGCCTAACTGTTCTGTACAGAAgccttacatttacacacaaatttaaaaaaaaaagtttttttcctgaCAGGCCAAAACGCAGAGCTTCATCTTCATATAAAAGACTGAGATTCCCACATCAAGTTCATCAAACTGAAGCTGATATTTTGAGCTTTATGATCATTTCAGTTCATTAAAAGGAGATCTGTGATAAACAGTGTTATAACACTGTTCAACTGACTTACAGACTtcttcaaaatgagtgaatcaAAAATCGTCTATTAATTTATTAGCttgttaattaattcattaattacatAACGTTATAAAGAGTTTAAAAATCTCTATTTATGCTCTCAAATGTTTCAAATGACAGATTTGTAtctgacaaaaatgttttattaaagaaGTTCACCTCATTTCTGAAGTTCAACAGGTGTGATGATCAGCGGTGCTGAGTTTTTACCTCCATTATTGAGACCAGGAAAGAAGTATGGATAGAGTTTCTCAGTGAAAGACTGACCAGTGAAAGAGTAGATATGAGACTTGACCTCAACATCATAGAAGGAGACCAGACCCTCCTCATAATCCACAAACACCCCCACCTTCTGGGGAGCCTGTTTCAGGGAGAGGGGGACACGAGGAGAGTCCAGAGCTTTATATTCAGTCTCATTTCTCAGCCACACAGTCCAGTATCCAATCTCAGGACTCAGTGTAATCTTCCCCTTCCTGttactggactctgtggtcactCCTAAATCCCAGTTAGTCTTCCCTCTGACGTGAACCTCATAGTAAAATCTCCCTGAGGAGAACCCCTCCTTTCCCAGCACACAGGGACAATAATCAAACCTCTCTGGTTTATCAGGGAGATTCTGTCGTttgtctccatctctcacttgTTTCCCGTCATCAGACAGGATGAGTTGaggatgagctgaatcaggatCCAGAGTCACAtccactgagagagaaacacacagtttAACCCATTTTAACACTAACCATACTCACACTAATGCAGACTCATATATTTTACTCAATAATATTATGTATCAGTGAGAATCCACACACCTGCATATTGTTGAATTCTCTTCATTTCTGTGTTAGAAGAATAAAGGATGACATCATTTGTTATTAGAATTTATATTGAGCTAAATTAAATGCCTCATTAGTATCGACTACAAACCAGCATTTCATATTAACACTAAGTGACAGTGCAGTGATCTCATGGATGGGAATTTTAAAGGATTAAAAAtctaataattaaatatttaaatgccggatttacacaaacattcattTCTGGAATTTTTATCTTGATTTTTATCTTGAAGTCCTGAATTTTTCTTCCtaccaacattttttttttctgctgaacatcaaaatgttttaataaccAGTAAAGACTTACTGATCTCAGGAATCTTCTCCATCTCCTTACTGAGGTCTTCCTGAAGCCGAGTCAGAGCTCTCCTCAGAGACTCCACCCTCAGATGAGAGTTAATCCTGACCTCAGTCCAGTTCTTGGTGGGTGGAGGGCTGCAGAGGGACGGGTAAACCTACAGTCcagcaggagagaggagaaacccCTCAGCATGGGCAGcgctgtcctgtgatggactgcatTACTatggagaaacagagggactCTGACCTgtaggaggtggaggtggtccTCAGTGTGGGagagctgctccagctcagtgtctctcctctttagctcagTGATCTCCTGCTCCAGCTCTTTAATGAACTCTTCAGCCTGCCTCTCTGCtgctttctgcttctcctccatCACCTCAAGCAGCTCCgcctggcttctctcaatgcagCACAGCAGAGCTCTGAAGACCTCCACACTGtctgctttctccttctctgagcTTTTCTAACAGGAGACAATAATGACATTGTTAATAAAGCAGCTTTCGTACATTAAATGTGTTCAATTTACTTTACATTATATGAATCGGCCTAAAACAGTAATAGAGAACAATAAAGAACATAAACACTTACAGAAAGAGATAAATGAGAGTAAAACTGggaattttaataaaaaagtaattactgaaattaaaacatggcaataaaagaaatgaaagaaaacagaaccATTAGTTGACTTCTAAGTATTCAAGCATTCAAAAGGACAAACATGATACTGTAGCGTGTTTGAGAGACGTTTCTGTCATGATAGGTTTTGGTTTTGTGTTTCCTGGCATTTATTCACTGAGTTCAATTTGattaaggactcttattgatgtTGGGCGGAGCTAGGAGGGTGTATGTGTGGGCCGAGGGGGAAAGAGGCAGATGTGAGCTGGTGCAGAGAACGAAATGTTAGGCAGACGAAAGCTTCACTGATGTCTGGCGTAGCTGAGGCCACCAACAGCTGGAAAGTAAAGCACCATGACTGGTGTGTCTGTTTTAACAGCAGTGAACACTACAATACTCTGTGATTatcaccagtggtggacagtaatgaaacaaatgtaattagttacatcacttcattggctgcctgttaaactctgtattgattataaaattctcttattgacatataaagccctacatggtcttgctcctgagtacctgcaagtgCTGGCtcattaatagttcctagaaatcataaggctgcagctgggggaagagctttttcttataaagcccccaaactctggaatgatcttccagaaactgttcaggactcagacacagtctcaatctttaatcTTTTCACTGAGAtaaggctgaaaactcacttgttcagtttagcttttggtagctaatgttcccccttagataaaggcagcagatccaggggtccatggacacagggcattatagtaaactgagacgctggtgctgtcgtcccgctgctcgcacacggtcactcaggtttgagGACGGTGGAGCCGAGGgacgccagactgtctcagagtgctgccgtgtctgtgtccttctggttctctccttttagttaagctgtcatagtcagatctgccggggtcattagccacactctgtaaatgtttacattccctgttttacgtacaaacagacagaataaaactaattccctctccctgctttttttcaGAGTATACAACCCCcaacatgtccggccggacactgaaggacgacagactgtcgagccctcctgctacccacttcagaccagctgcccacgcccagctaccaccacctaccttggaccaactgcccaccctacactgatgttctcatagactcctagctattcctactactaatactactgctattaatattagtagtataatcacttgtaggtagtttgaccagaggaggatgggtcccccctggtgagcctggttcctcccaaggtttcttcctcactTGTGAGGgaggttttccttgccactgttgcccctggcttgctcacctgggggttttttaCACTTATTAAAactcttttctggaattctgtgaagctgctttgcgacaacatccgttgtaaaaggCTCtagaaataaatttgatttgatttgatacttaagtagatttttcatgtatctgtactttactgaagtttttccattttgggcgactttttattttcactccactacgtatcagagtctaatatctgactttttcctccgctacattttgagaaatctgccGCTCCTTttagtttctgtgtgtataaaaatgtaacatgtcaaaaaaaaagaagcacaaagcaagaactccaaacagggcccagcggtcactttgtttttttataataaatttgtttgggctg
This window of the Pygocentrus nattereri isolate fPygNat1 chromosome 2, fPygNat1.pri, whole genome shotgun sequence genome carries:
- the LOC119262365 gene encoding E3 ubiquitin-protein ligase TRIM39-like; the protein is MASSSSLLSEDQFQCSICLDVFTDPVSTPCGHNFCRVCLKECWDSSSRCQCPVCKEEFSKRPELLVNTFISGLAAQFKKSVQVKSSRAPEKRPSKPTKVLCESCSEEKLEAVKSCLDCGVSYYETHLALHKTTPKLKKHKLMDPVENLEDYMCQKHERPLELFCRDDQTCVCQFCTEGDHKTHNTVPIEEESGEKKTQLGKTQAEVQQMIQDRLKKIEDIKQSVELNKKSSEKEKADSVEVFRALLCCIERSQAELLEVMEEKQKAAERQAEEFIKELEQEITELKRRDTELEQLSHTEDHLHLLQVYPSLCSPPPTKNWTEVRINSHLRVESLRRALTRLQEDLSKEMEKIPEIKMKRIQQYAVDVTLDPDSAHPQLILSDDGKQVRDGDKRQNLPDKPERFDYCPCVLGKEGFSSGRFYYEVHVRGKTNWDLGVTTESSNRKGKITLSPEIGYWTVWLRNETEYKALDSPRVPLSLKQAPQKVGVFVDYEEGLVSFYDVEVKSHIYSFTGQSFTEKLYPYFFPGLNNGGKNSAPLIITPVELQK